The Prosthecobacter dejongeii genome contains a region encoding:
- a CDS encoding Hsp70 family protein, with amino-acid sequence MAEYVGIDLGTTLSGLAYLKPDGNPEIVPNSDGERLTPSVVFFEGHEDVKLVGSPARDGGEPDRTIFQIKRYMDDPEHLVEIDGKKWTPAEISALILSKLKRDCSKIIGDITEVVITVPANFNELARKSTIAAAEMAGMKVKRLVNEPTAAAVYYAHSQAVKGRILVYDLGGGTLDVTILEVEGDNIRILTSEGARHLGGSNFDDMLLAAYAEQYTKQTGAPLYNDERHRRRVLLATEDAKKMLSKLQRVNDTVANDKNDGLARIDLTRETFEKMIRHMLTRTVMLVEQALDSAKLKVSEIDHVVLVGGSTRIPKVKIVLEKMFGKTPKSCGNVDECVALGAALFAKKSARIQEVCNASYGTVAMVYNAKTGEEKLMNSVVIPKNTPIPCSRTQVYQTSEDNERVIEVDITQGEDEDAKFVDIIGRITLEVPPNRPKGCEVAVTFSYDENQRVRALVVDKQSGRSREVAVSYKGAGVLSDEDLKRKTAHLRAMRIE; translated from the coding sequence ATGGCTGAATACGTTGGCATTGACCTTGGAACCACGCTCTCGGGCCTGGCTTATTTGAAACCGGATGGCAACCCGGAGATCGTGCCTAACTCAGATGGCGAACGACTCACGCCTTCCGTCGTCTTTTTTGAAGGGCATGAAGACGTCAAACTCGTCGGCAGCCCCGCCCGTGATGGGGGCGAGCCTGACCGTACCATCTTCCAGATCAAACGTTACATGGATGATCCGGAGCATCTCGTGGAGATCGATGGGAAAAAATGGACTCCCGCAGAAATCTCCGCGCTCATCCTTTCGAAGCTCAAGCGCGACTGCTCCAAGATCATCGGTGACATCACCGAAGTGGTCATCACCGTGCCCGCGAATTTCAATGAACTGGCGCGCAAAAGCACCATCGCCGCCGCAGAAATGGCGGGCATGAAGGTGAAGCGCCTGGTCAATGAACCCACCGCCGCCGCCGTGTACTACGCGCACAGCCAGGCGGTGAAGGGACGCATCCTGGTCTATGACCTGGGCGGTGGTACGCTGGATGTCACCATCCTCGAAGTGGAAGGGGACAACATCCGCATCCTCACCAGTGAAGGCGCGCGCCACCTCGGCGGCAGTAATTTTGATGACATGCTGCTGGCTGCCTATGCCGAGCAATACACCAAGCAAACCGGGGCCCCGCTTTACAATGATGAGCGCCACCGCCGCCGTGTGCTGCTGGCCACCGAAGACGCTAAAAAGATGCTGTCCAAGCTCCAGCGCGTGAATGACACCGTGGCCAATGACAAGAACGACGGCCTAGCCCGCATCGACCTCACCCGCGAGACCTTTGAAAAAATGATCCGCCACATGCTTACCCGCACCGTCATGCTGGTGGAGCAGGCGCTGGACTCTGCCAAGCTCAAGGTGAGCGAGATTGATCACGTTGTCCTCGTCGGCGGTTCTACTCGCATCCCTAAGGTGAAAATTGTGCTGGAAAAGATGTTCGGCAAAACGCCGAAATCCTGCGGTAACGTGGACGAATGTGTGGCCTTGGGGGCCGCCTTGTTTGCCAAAAAATCCGCCCGCATCCAGGAAGTGTGCAATGCCAGCTACGGCACCGTCGCCATGGTTTACAATGCCAAAACTGGCGAGGAGAAACTGATGAACTCCGTGGTCATCCCAAAAAACACCCCCATCCCATGCTCCCGCACCCAGGTCTATCAGACCAGTGAGGACAATGAGCGCGTGATCGAGGTGGACATCACCCAAGGCGAAGATGAGGACGCCAAGTTTGTGGACATCATTGGCCGCATCACTCTGGAAGTGCCACCCAACCGGCCCAAGGGGTGCGAAGTGGCGGTGACCTTCAGCTACGATGAAAACCAGCGTGTGCGCGCCCTGGTGGTGGATAAACAGTCTGGCCGCAGCCGTGAAGTGGCTGTGAGCTATAAAGGCGCAGGCGTGCTTTCAGATGAAGACCTGAAACGCAAGACGGCCCACCTGCGTGCGATGCGCATCGAGTAA
- a CDS encoding FHA domain-containing protein codes for MPYLAFNLNDGNEFVFDILEERLSIGRDAKNDIVIDNTYISGFHAEFIRQADGVYELVDLKSSNGVFVNGKRIDRARVKGGDKIRFGQLDSRFRERAPKGTAPSAEPKMPSPGKGLPVRQDGKRGDTESVPARDAEAKSETSPVEPTKVPLSRPDMGMKGPSVAAPHGLLIQRPATGLDPALQKQAEELREEVAKLQKERELLRSENEKEAQRREEVRGLEKQAEARRQELVRLETQTTDLKAALTQSEAEMAKITVKRREAANLDSQVESTRSQLAKVQEDIAVAQKSLQSVHAEADKAHADRAAHLKEKEAAAAELAKLKQEISAAATLAVPAAAVAVVTAVSPEEDAAALSDKQAKLTELETLVGQRQATLADLEKQRAEAESRLRDLTTQQAQATTEQQSLKATQQKLETQVAQLRSHADQLLGSQKKAEEEAAQKLASLVEQTRSKAEELKALEGRSADVANKLDDLAATDTQLSSASEALKAVEAHKAELTAAITILTQERDALTRELLTATEKGRAQHGLTLALTTQRESLEKEVRSIEAQKETLNGSLAKARESLRLAETALEERQQEAKAAEAKTQEFTTQASEVVAQHATLQKEITRLRTEAQTARMELDKTTAEAAAQKQATAAAAELEQKHRTQASEWQGKITALEALLLTLAATQTGREKDIAQAEQKVSQLESQVTSATAQLSQIQVQLTQQQEKLTAAQQASEQAATQAQISQKSAQEAQTAEATSRALVSTHLEKITVMEASLAGLVTTQTEREEKIVALEAEQKTLEGLLATHRQEQKSAEARLSEIKIQIAAQESRIIELANSDKKLAETQAALHTAQQILEKIQAEAQRLKAEVEGHESRAPSLRADTEKLQSELASRLRDLAAAESRVAQLTQQTTHFETRAKELTQVESQLQTGRAALTQTTAEHEKITALVRPLLAQREESEKALPGLKTEIENLRAEMATLLRDKQATAAALEKAQADRRAAFDQTEILRTEAAHLEKLLTDKRSNLEAETKTKLAEAAAADTRLRELQAKIEAGEKRSLELAEVQQKLTSATQGVKEAEKQRLTEEKTLSELARQQENLRKELTKLEAESKTLQTQITEQTKKAKAEEARAADCEMRLQKATAAAQAVEAKRLEAEAVATRAREEEKLLRKQIPGLTTELAGLQAMLTSLTKEREEAAQFVTRLNVTTENSNKKLSDLQQQISQLEEAHKMREERLMKAQEEVDKETARLKSAQDATRTAEQALLDLEKEVKEARQRADAARTQASGLEAELSSRLDSVEKLKLEETRLTKEAETQNQEIQVSKSMLAELQDKIRHEEARVSDFTHLGGKILSLGAALAGLETRQSEASKTLRDAAERELALQVKINSLQESLNRETARSEQAKQERTALESELKAFTEQAEKQAAALQAQEIEQRKRLADLDTQLHEQSATLIHLKSDLASLNDRRAEFAQAEAQLHHWKEIDARLRGQLLELEEKHEILRRGLPTEESTVVMFANDIIKRIDLIDALSSRYAGYNGGDVVAQLRTLRHSFEDILLQHGISEFDIGSGTEVDVELRKRITVVESVPGKNKPRVVETCRSGFIYSREEGHEIVLRKVEVRTSSL; via the coding sequence ATGCCTTATTTGGCCTTTAACCTCAACGACGGAAATGAATTCGTCTTCGATATCCTCGAAGAGCGCCTCTCCATCGGTCGAGATGCGAAGAATGACATCGTCATTGATAATACCTACATCTCGGGTTTCCACGCCGAGTTCATCCGGCAGGCCGATGGGGTGTATGAGCTGGTAGATTTAAAATCATCCAATGGGGTATTCGTGAATGGCAAGCGGATTGACCGTGCGCGAGTGAAGGGTGGAGATAAAATCCGTTTTGGGCAGTTGGACTCGCGTTTCCGCGAAAGGGCTCCGAAAGGCACCGCCCCTTCGGCTGAACCGAAAATGCCGAGCCCCGGCAAAGGCCTGCCTGTGCGCCAGGATGGCAAGCGGGGAGATACCGAATCCGTACCTGCACGTGATGCCGAGGCGAAGTCTGAAACTAGCCCTGTCGAGCCCACGAAAGTCCCCCTGTCCCGGCCCGATATGGGTATGAAAGGCCCCTCGGTGGCTGCCCCGCACGGTCTCCTCATCCAGCGCCCAGCCACCGGCCTGGACCCTGCGCTGCAAAAGCAGGCCGAGGAACTGCGGGAGGAAGTGGCCAAGCTGCAAAAAGAGCGTGAGCTTTTGCGCAGCGAAAATGAGAAAGAAGCCCAGCGCCGGGAGGAAGTGCGCGGCCTGGAAAAACAGGCTGAAGCCCGCCGCCAGGAACTCGTCCGACTCGAAACCCAGACGACCGATCTCAAGGCCGCCCTGACCCAATCCGAGGCGGAGATGGCCAAGATCACCGTGAAGCGCCGGGAAGCAGCGAATCTGGACAGCCAGGTGGAGTCCACCCGTAGCCAGCTTGCGAAGGTGCAGGAAGACATTGCTGTCGCGCAAAAAAGTCTCCAGTCTGTGCATGCCGAAGCGGATAAGGCTCATGCGGACCGAGCCGCTCACCTGAAGGAAAAAGAAGCCGCCGCTGCCGAGCTGGCAAAGCTGAAGCAGGAGATCAGTGCCGCCGCCACGCTGGCCGTCCCTGCTGCCGCCGTAGCGGTGGTGACTGCTGTTTCTCCAGAAGAAGATGCCGCCGCACTGAGTGATAAGCAGGCCAAGCTGACCGAGCTAGAGACCCTGGTGGGCCAAAGGCAGGCCACCCTGGCCGACCTGGAAAAACAACGTGCCGAGGCTGAATCCCGCCTGCGCGATCTCACCACCCAGCAGGCTCAGGCCACGACCGAACAGCAATCCCTCAAAGCCACCCAGCAGAAACTGGAGACCCAGGTGGCCCAGCTTCGCAGCCACGCAGACCAACTGTTAGGCAGCCAAAAAAAGGCCGAGGAAGAAGCCGCCCAAAAGTTAGCCTCCCTGGTTGAGCAGACCCGTAGCAAGGCCGAGGAGCTGAAAGCCCTGGAAGGCCGCTCCGCCGATGTGGCCAATAAGCTGGATGACCTGGCCGCTACCGATACGCAACTGAGCAGTGCCAGTGAGGCTCTCAAAGCGGTGGAAGCTCACAAGGCCGAGCTTACTGCGGCGATCACCATCCTGACCCAGGAGCGCGATGCGCTGACGCGTGAGCTTTTGACCGCGACCGAAAAAGGCCGCGCCCAGCACGGACTCACCCTAGCCCTCACCACTCAGCGGGAGAGCCTGGAGAAAGAAGTCCGCAGCATCGAGGCTCAGAAAGAAACGCTGAATGGCTCACTCGCCAAAGCTCGTGAAAGCCTGCGCCTAGCTGAAACTGCCCTGGAGGAGCGCCAGCAAGAGGCCAAAGCTGCGGAGGCCAAGACCCAGGAATTTACCACGCAGGCCAGTGAGGTCGTGGCCCAGCACGCCACCCTGCAAAAAGAAATCACCCGCCTGCGGACGGAGGCCCAGACGGCCCGCATGGAACTGGATAAGACCACGGCGGAGGCCGCCGCGCAAAAGCAGGCGACCGCTGCCGCTGCGGAGTTAGAGCAAAAGCACCGCACCCAAGCATCGGAATGGCAAGGGAAGATCACCGCGCTGGAGGCCCTGCTTCTCACTTTGGCCGCCACTCAGACAGGGCGTGAAAAAGACATCGCCCAGGCCGAACAAAAAGTTTCGCAACTGGAGTCCCAAGTCACCAGTGCGACTGCCCAGCTCAGCCAAATCCAGGTTCAGCTCACCCAGCAGCAGGAAAAACTCACCGCCGCCCAGCAGGCCAGTGAGCAGGCGGCCACCCAGGCCCAGATCAGTCAAAAATCAGCCCAGGAAGCCCAAACTGCTGAGGCCACCAGCCGTGCCCTCGTGAGCACGCATCTGGAAAAAATCACGGTGATGGAGGCCTCCCTGGCTGGCCTTGTCACCACCCAGACGGAGCGGGAAGAAAAAATCGTCGCTTTGGAGGCCGAGCAAAAAACGCTTGAGGGCCTCCTTGCCACCCACCGCCAGGAACAAAAAAGCGCCGAGGCCCGACTTAGCGAGATCAAAATCCAAATCGCTGCTCAGGAAAGTCGAATCATTGAGCTGGCAAATTCCGACAAAAAATTGGCCGAAACCCAGGCCGCGCTCCATACCGCCCAGCAGATACTCGAAAAAATCCAGGCTGAGGCCCAACGCCTGAAAGCTGAGGTCGAAGGGCACGAATCCCGCGCCCCCTCGCTGCGAGCCGATACGGAAAAGCTCCAGTCTGAACTGGCCTCCCGTTTACGCGACCTCGCTGCTGCAGAGTCCCGCGTGGCTCAGCTCACCCAGCAGACGACCCATTTCGAAACCCGCGCGAAAGAGCTCACCCAGGTCGAATCCCAACTCCAGACGGGCCGTGCTGCCCTCACTCAGACCACCGCAGAGCATGAAAAAATCACCGCCTTGGTCCGGCCTCTCCTGGCCCAGCGTGAGGAGAGTGAAAAAGCACTGCCCGGCCTGAAGACGGAGATCGAAAACCTGCGGGCCGAGATGGCCACCCTACTACGTGATAAACAGGCCACCGCTGCCGCCCTGGAAAAAGCCCAGGCAGACCGCCGTGCCGCCTTTGACCAGACCGAAATTCTGCGCACGGAAGCTGCCCATTTGGAAAAACTGCTCACGGATAAACGCAGCAATCTGGAAGCTGAAACCAAAACGAAATTGGCCGAAGCGGCAGCAGCTGATACTCGCCTGCGCGAGCTTCAGGCCAAGATCGAAGCGGGGGAAAAACGCAGCCTTGAACTGGCTGAAGTGCAGCAAAAACTCACCAGTGCTACCCAGGGCGTGAAAGAGGCGGAAAAGCAACGCCTCACCGAAGAGAAGACCCTCAGCGAACTGGCCCGCCAGCAGGAAAACCTGCGTAAGGAACTCACGAAACTGGAGGCTGAATCTAAGACCCTCCAGACCCAAATCACCGAGCAAACCAAGAAAGCCAAAGCCGAGGAAGCCCGCGCTGCCGACTGCGAAATGCGCTTGCAAAAAGCCACCGCTGCGGCCCAAGCCGTGGAGGCCAAACGCCTGGAGGCCGAGGCGGTGGCCACCCGTGCCCGTGAGGAAGAAAAGCTACTGCGCAAACAGATCCCTGGTCTCACCACGGAACTGGCAGGCCTGCAGGCCATGCTCACCAGCCTGACCAAAGAGCGGGAAGAGGCCGCCCAATTTGTCACTCGACTCAACGTCACCACGGAGAATTCTAACAAAAAGCTCTCCGATCTCCAGCAGCAGATTTCCCAGCTCGAGGAAGCCCATAAAATGCGCGAGGAACGGCTGATGAAGGCCCAGGAAGAGGTGGATAAAGAAACCGCCCGTCTCAAGTCCGCTCAAGATGCCACCCGCACCGCAGAGCAGGCGCTGCTGGACCTGGAAAAAGAAGTCAAAGAAGCCCGCCAGCGTGCCGATGCCGCCCGCACCCAAGCCAGCGGTCTCGAGGCAGAACTGAGCAGCCGCCTCGACAGTGTGGAAAAACTCAAGCTGGAAGAAACCCGTCTCACCAAGGAAGCCGAAACCCAGAACCAAGAAATCCAGGTCAGCAAATCCATGCTGGCAGAGTTGCAGGATAAAATCCGTCATGAAGAAGCCCGCGTTAGCGACTTCACTCACCTGGGCGGTAAGATTCTCTCTCTCGGTGCCGCCCTTGCAGGCCTGGAGACACGCCAGAGTGAGGCCAGTAAAACCCTGCGTGATGCGGCTGAGCGGGAACTGGCTCTCCAGGTCAAAATCAATTCCCTCCAAGAATCCCTCAATCGCGAAACCGCCCGCAGTGAGCAGGCCAAGCAGGAGCGCACTGCCCTGGAGTCTGAATTGAAAGCTTTCACCGAGCAGGCCGAAAAACAGGCTGCAGCCCTGCAAGCGCAGGAGATCGAGCAACGGAAACGCCTGGCCGATCTGGATACCCAGCTCCACGAGCAGTCCGCCACGCTCATTCATCTCAAATCAGACCTTGCCTCTCTCAATGATCGCAGGGCTGAATTCGCCCAGGCAGAGGCCCAGCTCCATCATTGGAAAGAGATTGATGCTCGCCTGCGCGGCCAACTCCTCGAGCTGGAAGAAAAACACGAAATCCTCCGCCGTGGCCTGCCGACCGAGGAGTCCACCGTGGTCATGTTCGCCAATGACATCATCAAGCGGATCGATCTCATTGATGCCCTCAGCTCCCGCTATGCGGGTTACAATGGGGGAGATGTCGTGGCCCAGCTCCGCACGCTGCGGCATTCCTTTGAGGACATCCTGCTCCAACACGGCATCAGCGAGTTCGACATTGGCAGTGGCACCGAAGTGGATGTGGAGCTGCGTAAACGCATCACCGTCGTCGAGTCCGTCCCTGGAAAAAACAAACCACGCGTGGTGGAAACCTGCCGCTCTGGGTTTATCTACTCGCGTGAGGAAGGCCACGAAATCGTCCTTCGCAAGGTGGAGGTGAGAACCTCCAGCCTCTAG
- a CDS encoding Gfo/Idh/MocA family protein, translating to MALTAMLTPHSLMAENLRIGIVGLDSSHCEQFTLRLNDPANPSHIPGARVVAAYVGGSPDLPESASRVQGFTTTLKDKYGVQILGTITEVCAKVDAVMILSLDGRPHLAQVREVLLSGKPFFLDKPVAASLKDIVAIYQAAEEAKVPFFSASAMRWYPGVIEVATAESTPALAAISYGPSPLLPFHPDLYFYGIHPAEALFTVMGTGCLEVRRTASPNASVVTGRWEGDRLGTLHAIHALPMGSAHYKLTRFGEKGVVEQKNQGDYTPLLREIVKFFQTRQPPVSRAQTLEIYAFLEAAEQSRSQNGKPVALRDVLRKAGAPEAWLPPAPAVPKS from the coding sequence ATGGCTCTCACAGCCATGCTCACGCCCCATTCCCTCATGGCTGAAAATCTTCGCATAGGCATCGTCGGTCTAGATTCCTCTCACTGCGAGCAGTTTACCCTGCGCCTGAATGATCCTGCCAATCCCAGTCACATCCCTGGAGCGCGTGTGGTGGCCGCCTATGTGGGGGGCAGCCCAGACCTACCCGAAAGTGCGAGCCGTGTGCAGGGCTTTACCACGACGCTGAAGGACAAGTATGGTGTGCAGATCCTGGGCACGATCACCGAGGTGTGCGCAAAGGTGGATGCGGTGATGATTCTCAGCCTGGATGGCCGCCCGCACCTGGCTCAGGTGAGGGAAGTGCTGCTGTCTGGAAAGCCTTTTTTCCTGGATAAACCGGTGGCCGCGAGCCTGAAGGACATCGTGGCGATCTACCAAGCTGCGGAGGAGGCTAAGGTGCCTTTTTTCAGCGCCTCGGCCATGCGCTGGTACCCGGGCGTGATCGAGGTGGCCACGGCAGAAAGCACGCCAGCGCTAGCCGCCATTTCCTACGGCCCTTCACCCCTGCTGCCATTTCATCCCGACCTTTACTTCTACGGCATCCACCCTGCGGAGGCCCTTTTCACCGTCATGGGGACCGGCTGCCTTGAGGTGCGCCGCACGGCCAGCCCCAACGCTTCAGTCGTCACGGGCCGCTGGGAGGGGGATCGTCTAGGCACCCTGCACGCTATCCACGCTCTGCCCATGGGATCGGCTCACTACAAGCTGACCCGCTTTGGTGAAAAAGGGGTGGTGGAACAAAAAAACCAAGGTGATTACACACCGCTGCTGCGTGAGATCGTCAAATTTTTCCAGACTCGCCAACCCCCTGTAAGCCGCGCTCAAACGCTGGAAATCTATGCTTTCCTAGAAGCTGCGGAACAAAGCCGCAGCCAAAATGGCAAGCCCGTGGCCCTGCGCGATGTCCTCCGCAAAGCCGGGGCACCTGAGGCCTGGCTGCCACCCGCACCCGCTGTGCCGAAAAGCTAA
- a CDS encoding dicarboxylate/amino acid:cation symporter: protein MLMHAVSPDSPPARTPWYRVLYLQVLIAVVLGILIGHFTPDWGKALDPLSKGFISLIKMMIAPIIFCTVVNGIASVGDVKKLGRVGGKTLLYFEVVSTLALIIGLVVVNTLRPGDGFNVDVTTLDAKDVAKVQGYAGQAQGMTKTGFILDIIPKTFLSAFTGDNLLQVVFVAMLTAFAIAGLGERGKPVLRVVDQASEVFFGIMRQLIKLAPLGALGAMAHTVGSYGIGSLQQLLKLMAGFYLTSALFVVVVLGLIARVAGFSIFRFLFYIKEELLVVLGTSSSETVLPQMIQKLRGLGCAPSTVGLVIPTGYSFNLDGTNIYMVMGAVFLAQATNTTMDLWSQLGLLGVAMVTSKGASGVTGAGFITLAATLQAVPGVPVAAMALILGIDRFMSECRSLTNLVGNGVATVVISRWEGELSAEALRANLREPIPPPPPNS from the coding sequence TTGCTCATGCACGCTGTTTCTCCTGACTCTCCTCCTGCTCGTACGCCTTGGTATCGGGTGCTGTATCTTCAGGTGCTCATCGCCGTGGTACTGGGCATTTTGATCGGCCATTTCACGCCGGATTGGGGGAAGGCACTCGATCCTCTGAGCAAGGGCTTTATTAGTTTAATCAAGATGATGATCGCGCCGATCATCTTTTGCACGGTGGTGAATGGCATCGCTTCGGTAGGGGATGTGAAGAAGCTGGGCCGCGTGGGTGGGAAGACGCTGCTCTACTTTGAAGTGGTGTCCACGCTGGCTCTCATCATCGGCCTGGTGGTGGTGAATACACTGCGGCCTGGAGATGGCTTCAATGTGGATGTGACGACGCTGGATGCGAAGGATGTGGCGAAGGTGCAGGGGTATGCGGGGCAGGCGCAGGGCATGACGAAGACGGGCTTTATCCTGGACATCATTCCCAAGACGTTTCTCAGTGCCTTTACCGGGGATAACCTGCTTCAGGTGGTCTTTGTGGCCATGCTCACAGCCTTTGCCATCGCGGGTTTGGGCGAGCGGGGGAAGCCGGTGCTGCGGGTGGTGGACCAGGCGAGCGAGGTTTTCTTCGGCATCATGCGTCAGCTCATCAAGCTGGCCCCTCTGGGCGCACTGGGGGCCATGGCACACACGGTCGGCAGTTACGGCATCGGTTCGTTGCAGCAGTTGCTGAAGTTGATGGCGGGTTTTTACCTGACCTCGGCGCTGTTTGTGGTGGTGGTGTTAGGGCTCATTGCGCGAGTGGCAGGTTTTTCCATCTTTCGTTTTCTCTTTTACATCAAAGAGGAGTTGCTGGTGGTGCTGGGCACCAGTTCTTCGGAAACGGTGCTGCCGCAGATGATCCAGAAACTGCGCGGCCTGGGCTGTGCGCCCTCCACGGTGGGGCTGGTGATCCCCACCGGTTACAGCTTTAACCTGGATGGGACGAACATTTACATGGTGATGGGCGCGGTCTTCCTGGCCCAGGCGACGAATACGACGATGGATCTCTGGAGCCAACTGGGGCTTCTGGGAGTGGCGATGGTCACCTCTAAGGGGGCCAGTGGGGTGACGGGCGCGGGGTTCATCACCCTGGCGGCTACGCTCCAAGCTGTGCCGGGCGTGCCTGTGGCGGCGATGGCGCTGATCCTGGGCATTGATCGTTTCATGAGCGAGTGCCGCTCCCTCACCAATCTGGTGGGCAATGGTGTGGCCACGGTGGTCATCAGCCGCTGGGAGGGGGAGCTGAGCGCGGAGGCGCTGCGGGCGAATTTGCGGGAACCGATCCCGCCTCCACCGCCGAATTCTTGA